From the genome of Halobellus litoreus, one region includes:
- the metG gene encoding methionine--tRNA ligase, whose protein sequence is MSHEDFPTENPAVVTCGLPYANGDLHIGHLRTYVGGDIYSRALKRLGQQTAFVSGSDMHGTPVAVNAAEEGVTPEEFALRHHEQYEATFPKFDVEFDNYGQTHDETNVETTQEIVRTLEEEGYVYEKEIPVAYDPDADQWLPDRFVEGTCPYCGEHARGDECDEGCGRHLEPGEIEEPVSAITGNPAEYRNREHKFFAVSDLQEYLGEFIDRLEGTANARNQPREWIEGELQDWCITRDMDWGVDYPGEEDLVLYVWVDAPIEYISSTKQYTDRVGPDVFDWEEAWRDDGEIVHIIGRDIIQHHTVFWPAMLRGAGYVEPRAVMASGFITLEGKGFSTSRDRAVWADEYLEEGFRPDLLRYYLATNGGFQQDVDFSWGRFRERVNNELVGTVGNFVYRSLLFAAREFGGSPDVDLSDDVRERIETAIEEFEAGVNDYSVREVGESAVRLAQFGNEYIQRNEPWKLDDDDPEKAQVIRDCVQIAKAVAVLFEPVTPEAAENLWDDLGEAGDVHTVGVDAALDAPAGEFGEPTELFEKIPEERVEELNEKLESRVAAASESQESDADDEADGGDADEAGEEPAADLEPIADERIGFEDFQALDIRVGEILAAEGVEGADKLARLTVDIGVEERQIVAGIKQLHDLDALVGEKIVVVANLEKAELFGVESNGMLLAAGEQADLLTTHGDAEPGTKIR, encoded by the coding sequence ATGAGCCACGAGGACTTCCCCACCGAGAACCCGGCGGTGGTGACCTGCGGGCTGCCGTACGCCAACGGCGACCTGCACATCGGCCACCTCCGGACGTACGTCGGCGGCGACATCTACAGTCGCGCGCTGAAGCGACTCGGCCAGCAGACCGCGTTCGTCTCCGGGTCGGACATGCACGGGACGCCGGTCGCGGTCAACGCGGCCGAGGAGGGCGTCACCCCCGAGGAGTTCGCGCTCCGTCACCACGAGCAGTACGAGGCGACGTTCCCGAAGTTCGACGTCGAGTTCGACAACTACGGGCAGACGCACGACGAGACCAACGTCGAGACGACGCAGGAGATCGTCCGCACGCTGGAGGAGGAGGGGTACGTCTACGAGAAGGAGATCCCCGTCGCCTACGACCCCGACGCCGACCAGTGGCTCCCCGACCGGTTCGTCGAGGGGACCTGCCCCTACTGCGGCGAGCACGCCCGCGGCGACGAGTGCGACGAGGGCTGCGGCCGCCACCTGGAACCGGGCGAGATCGAAGAGCCCGTCTCGGCGATCACGGGCAACCCCGCCGAGTATCGGAACCGAGAGCACAAGTTCTTCGCCGTCTCCGACCTCCAGGAGTACCTCGGCGAGTTCATCGACCGCCTCGAAGGCACCGCGAACGCGCGGAACCAGCCCCGCGAGTGGATCGAGGGCGAACTCCAGGACTGGTGTATCACCCGCGATATGGACTGGGGCGTCGACTACCCGGGCGAGGAGGACCTCGTCCTCTACGTCTGGGTGGACGCGCCGATCGAGTACATCTCATCGACGAAGCAGTACACCGACCGCGTCGGTCCCGACGTCTTCGACTGGGAGGAAGCGTGGCGTGACGACGGCGAGATCGTCCACATCATCGGCCGCGACATCATCCAGCACCACACCGTCTTCTGGCCGGCGATGCTCCGCGGCGCGGGCTACGTCGAACCCCGCGCGGTGATGGCCTCGGGATTCATCACGCTCGAAGGCAAGGGCTTCTCGACGTCCCGAGACCGGGCCGTCTGGGCCGACGAGTACTTGGAAGAGGGCTTCCGTCCGGACCTGCTCCGCTACTACCTCGCGACCAACGGCGGCTTCCAGCAGGACGTCGACTTCTCTTGGGGACGCTTCCGCGAGCGCGTGAACAACGAGCTCGTCGGGACCGTCGGCAACTTCGTCTACCGCTCGCTGCTCTTCGCCGCCCGCGAGTTCGGGGGGTCGCCCGACGTCGACCTCTCCGACGACGTCCGCGAACGGATCGAGACGGCGATCGAGGAGTTCGAGGCCGGCGTCAACGACTACTCCGTCCGCGAGGTCGGCGAGAGCGCGGTCCGCCTCGCGCAGTTCGGCAACGAGTACATCCAGCGCAACGAGCCCTGGAAGCTCGACGACGACGACCCCGAGAAGGCGCAGGTCATCCGCGACTGCGTCCAGATCGCGAAGGCCGTCGCCGTCCTCTTCGAGCCGGTCACGCCCGAGGCCGCCGAGAACCTCTGGGACGACCTCGGCGAGGCGGGCGACGTCCACACCGTGGGCGTCGACGCCGCGCTCGACGCCCCCGCTGGGGAGTTCGGAGAGCCGACCGAACTGTTCGAGAAGATCCCCGAAGAGCGCGTCGAGGAGCTGAACGAGAAGCTCGAATCGCGGGTCGCGGCCGCGAGCGAGAGCCAGGAGAGCGACGCGGACGACGAAGCCGACGGCGGCGACGCCGACGAGGCGGGCGAGGAACCGGCCGCCGACCTCGAACCGATCGCCGACGAGCGCATCGGCTTCGAGGACTTCCAGGCACTCGACATCCGGGTGGGCGAGATCCTGGCCGCCGAGGGCGTCGAGGGCGCGGACAAACTGGCCAGGCTCACGGTCGACATCGGCGTCGAGGAGCGACAGATCGTCGCCGGCATCAAACAGCTTCACGACCTCGACGCCCTCGTGGGGGAGAAGATCGTCGTCGTCGCCAACCTGGAGAAGGCGGAACTGTTCGGCGTCGAATCGAACGGAATGCTGCTCGCGGCGGGCGAGCAGGCCGACCTGCTCACGACGCACGGCGACGCCGAACCGGGCACGAAGATCCGGTAG
- the pyk gene encoding pyruvate kinase: MRRAKIVCTLGPASDDESTIRALVDAGMSVARLNASHGTPDHRREVIDRIRAVDEVTEEPLAAMVDLQGPEVRTAPLEEPIRLETGSEVRFVEGSEATPERIGLSHSITAAEADDTVLLDDGRIEATVLRIDDEAVVARIDSGGKLGGRKGVNLPGVDLDIDLITESDRKELDVAAETEADFVAASFVRDAEDVYTISDALDELGVDIPVVAKIERAGAVENLDEIIDAAYGVMVARGDLGVEMPLEDVPIIQKRIIRKCHATGTPVITATEMLDSMIHARRPTRAEASDVANAVLDGTDAVMLSGETAIGDDPVRVVDTMARIVRQVESSDEYAEGREQRIPTADGDSRTEALARSARYLARDVGASAIVAASESGYTARKTAKFRPGVPVVATTPNDRVRRQLALSWGVVPKYSSYRDGIDEMMEDAVDAALDAEVASSGDTVVVLSGMMTELEGTNTTNMLKLHVAAETVANGRKVVGGRVAGPLAVVDDGDLSAVPEGAILALPARFEGEFRGDTSKIAGIVDARPGMTGYPALVARELGIPMISGAPLPRSLSDGTTLTLHAERGVVFEGDLIRHGDRLGANQ, from the coding sequence ATGAGAAGAGCGAAGATCGTCTGTACGCTCGGCCCGGCGTCCGACGACGAGTCTACGATTCGGGCCCTCGTCGACGCCGGGATGAGCGTCGCCCGACTCAACGCGAGCCACGGGACGCCGGACCACCGCCGGGAGGTGATCGATCGCATCCGCGCGGTCGACGAGGTGACCGAGGAACCGCTGGCCGCGATGGTCGACCTCCAGGGACCGGAAGTCAGGACCGCGCCGCTGGAGGAGCCGATCCGCTTGGAGACCGGCAGCGAGGTCCGATTCGTCGAGGGCAGCGAGGCGACCCCCGAGCGGATCGGGCTCTCGCACTCGATCACCGCCGCCGAGGCCGACGACACCGTCCTCCTCGACGACGGGCGGATCGAAGCCACGGTGCTCCGGATCGACGACGAAGCGGTCGTCGCCCGGATCGACTCCGGCGGGAAACTCGGCGGGCGAAAGGGGGTCAACCTCCCGGGCGTCGACCTCGACATCGATCTCATCACCGAAAGCGACCGGAAGGAACTGGACGTCGCCGCCGAGACCGAGGCCGACTTCGTCGCCGCCTCCTTCGTCCGCGACGCCGAGGACGTCTACACCATCAGCGACGCCCTCGACGAACTCGGTGTCGACATTCCGGTCGTCGCGAAGATCGAGCGCGCGGGCGCGGTGGAGAACCTCGACGAGATCATCGACGCCGCCTACGGCGTGATGGTCGCCCGCGGCGACCTGGGCGTGGAGATGCCGTTAGAAGACGTGCCGATCATTCAGAAGCGGATCATCCGCAAGTGCCACGCCACGGGCACGCCGGTCATAACCGCGACGGAGATGCTCGATTCGATGATCCACGCGCGGCGGCCGACCCGCGCGGAAGCCTCCGACGTCGCCAACGCGGTCTTAGACGGGACCGACGCGGTGATGCTCTCGGGGGAGACCGCGATCGGCGACGATCCGGTCCGCGTCGTCGACACGATGGCCCGCATCGTCCGGCAGGTCGAATCGAGCGATGAGTACGCCGAGGGGCGCGAACAGCGCATTCCGACGGCCGACGGCGACTCCCGAACGGAGGCGCTCGCGCGCTCGGCGCGGTACCTCGCACGCGACGTCGGCGCGAGCGCCATCGTCGCCGCCTCCGAGTCCGGCTACACCGCGCGGAAGACCGCGAAGTTCCGCCCCGGCGTTCCGGTCGTCGCGACGACCCCGAACGACCGCGTCCGCAGACAGCTCGCGCTCTCGTGGGGCGTCGTGCCGAAGTACTCGTCGTACCGCGACGGCATCGACGAGATGATGGAGGACGCCGTCGACGCCGCGCTCGACGCGGAGGTCGCAAGCTCCGGCGACACGGTCGTCGTCCTCTCGGGGATGATGACCGAACTGGAGGGCACGAACACGACGAATATGCTCAAACTCCACGTCGCCGCCGAGACCGTCGCCAACGGACGGAAGGTCGTCGGCGGGCGCGTCGCCGGCCCGCTGGCCGTCGTCGACGACGGAGACCTCTCGGCGGTTCCGGAGGGGGCGATCCTCGCCCTGCCGGCGCGCTTCGAGGGCGAGTTCCGGGGCGATACCTCGAAGATCGCCGGCATCGTCGACGCCCGCCCGGGAATGACCGGCTACCCGGCGCTCGTGGCGCGCGAACTCGGGATCCCGATGATCTCCGGTGCGCCCCTCCCGCGGTCGCTCTCCGACGGGACGACCCTGACGCTGCACGCCGAGCGGGGCGTCGTCTTCGAGGGCGACCTCATCAGACACGGCGACCGACTCGGCGCGAACCAGTAG
- the mfnA gene encoding tyrosine decarboxylase MfnA — MQRAAPQTFDRVLSSMCTEPHPAAREAAERFLATNPGDPATYAEIGDLETRAVATLGELAGLGSAPPNETETSVAARDAPPYGYVTSGGTEANIQAVRSARNRADADDPNVVAPESVHFSFTKAAEVLGVELRTIPTDDDHRADVDAVGAAIDSETVLVVGVAGSTEYGRVDPIPELADLAHDAGAYCHVDAAWGGFLLPFTDHEWHFGHAPIDSMTIDPHKCGRAVIPAGGLLFRERAGMDALAVDTPYLESTSQASLTGTRSGAGVAGAAAAMDALWPDGYRREYERADDLAGWFADELRKRGYDVADVELPIVVVDLESPTFDALRDRNWRLSRTGSGLVRVVVMPHVTRGMLRRFLAALDEIR, encoded by the coding sequence AGCGGGCGGCCCCGCAGACGTTCGACCGGGTTCTCTCCTCGATGTGCACGGAGCCGCATCCCGCGGCGCGCGAGGCCGCAGAGCGGTTTCTGGCGACGAATCCGGGCGACCCCGCGACGTACGCCGAGATCGGCGATCTCGAAACGCGAGCGGTGGCGACGCTGGGGGAACTGGCCGGCCTCGGATCGGCGCCTCCGAATGAGACTGAGACATCCGTCGCCGCCCGCGACGCGCCGCCGTACGGCTACGTCACGAGCGGCGGAACCGAGGCGAACATCCAGGCGGTGCGCTCGGCGCGGAACCGCGCCGACGCCGACGACCCGAACGTCGTCGCCCCCGAGAGCGTCCACTTCTCGTTCACGAAGGCCGCCGAGGTCCTCGGCGTCGAGTTGCGGACGATCCCGACCGACGACGACCACCGCGCGGACGTCGACGCCGTCGGGGCCGCGATAGATTCGGAGACCGTCCTGGTCGTCGGCGTCGCCGGCAGCACGGAGTACGGCCGTGTGGACCCGATCCCCGAACTCGCCGACCTCGCCCACGACGCCGGCGCGTACTGCCACGTCGACGCCGCGTGGGGCGGCTTTTTACTTCCGTTCACCGACCACGAGTGGCACTTCGGACACGCGCCGATCGACTCGATGACGATCGACCCCCACAAGTGCGGGCGGGCGGTCATCCCCGCCGGCGGCCTGCTGTTCCGCGAGCGGGCCGGGATGGACGCGCTGGCGGTCGACACGCCGTATCTCGAATCCACGTCCCAGGCGTCGCTGACGGGGACTCGAAGCGGCGCTGGCGTCGCCGGCGCGGCGGCCGCGATGGACGCGCTCTGGCCCGACGGCTACCGCCGCGAGTACGAACGCGCCGACGACCTCGCGGGCTGGTTCGCCGACGAACTCCGGAAACGCGGCTACGACGTCGCAGACGTCGAACTCCCGATCGTCGTGGTCGATCTGGAATCCCCGACGTTCGACGCGCTGCGCGACCGGAACTGGCGACTCTCACGCACCGGCTCCGGCCTCGTTCGCGTGGTCGTGATGCCGCACGTGACCCGCGGGATGCTCCGGCGGTTCCTGGCCGCTCTCGACGAGATCAGATAG